One Rhizobium sp. NRK18 genomic window carries:
- the mfd gene encoding transcription-repair coupling factor, with amino-acid sequence MIPGFDAKRLAEDASALTVGNVPSGMEPLLIAELARTGKPVAYVVSDGQVVSDLEQMLGFFAPEIPILSLPAWDCLPYDRVSPSADTSARRLSALAGLVAHQKKPHAAIVLVTVNAMLQRLTPAPVIESLTFSARPGNQIRMEAIADRLAANGFERVPTVREVGEFAVRGGILDVYVPGADEPVRLDFFGDTLESIRSFDPASQRTTGQAKSLDLNPMSEVSLTPETISRFRKNYLSLFGAATRDDALYAAISEGRRYAGMEHWLPLFHDELSTVFDYLSGFRIVTDHTALQAAEERFKLIEDYYDARRTTGDSGKAGFSQGTPYKPVPPDMLYLGADQFKAGLDAFGAIRLSPFNEHEGETRPVVNLDAHAGPRWATSALEAKAETDRVNVFDIAVKHIADKRAKGSKVLIAGWSEGSLDRLLQVLDEHGLEKIKPIESFKELGQLKKGEAASTVLSLESGFEVGDVAIIGEQDILGDRMVRRSKRRKRGADFISEVAGLEEGALVVHAQHGIGRFVGLETIQAAGAPHACLLLHYADEAKLYLPVENIELLSRYGSSDGSDAQLDKLGGVAWQARKAKLKKRLLDMAGALIRIAAERVTRHAPALVAPDGIYDEFAARFPYDETEDQLNAIEAVREDLGAGKPMDRLICGDVGFGKTEVALRAAFIAAMNGVQVAVVVPTTLLARQHFKTFSERFRGLPIRVQQASRLVGAKELALTKKEVSEGKTDIVVGTHALLGSGIKFANLGLLIIDEEQHFGVKHKERLKELKSDVHVVTLSATPIPRTLQLAMTGVRELSLITTPPVDRMAVRTFISPFDPLVIRETLMREHYRGGQSFYVCPRLADLADIHAFLQSDCPELKVAVAHGQMVAGELEDIMNAFYDGRYDVLLSTTIVESGLDVPTANTLIVHRADMFGLAQLYQLRGRVGRSKVRAFALFTLPANKTLTATAERRLKVLQSLDTLGAGFQLASHDLDIRGAGNLLGEEQSGHIKEVGFELYQQMLEEAVAEVKGEEEIHDSGWSPQISVGTPVMIPDEYVPDLHLRLGLYRRLGEIRDLQEIDAFGAEMIDRFGPLPIEVQHLLKIVYIKALCRKANVEKLEAGPKGIVVQFRNKEFPDPASLVGFIAKQGSMAKIRPDQSVFFLRDLPTPEKRLAGAGVIMTQLAGLLK; translated from the coding sequence ATGATACCCGGTTTTGATGCCAAGAGACTGGCGGAAGACGCCTCCGCCCTGACCGTCGGCAATGTGCCTTCCGGCATGGAGCCGCTGCTGATCGCCGAACTGGCGCGCACCGGCAAGCCCGTGGCCTATGTCGTCTCCGACGGACAGGTGGTCAGCGATCTCGAACAGATGCTCGGCTTCTTTGCGCCGGAAATTCCTATCCTGAGTCTGCCGGCCTGGGACTGTCTGCCCTACGACCGGGTGTCACCGAGCGCTGACACGTCTGCCCGCCGTCTGTCCGCACTGGCCGGGCTCGTGGCGCATCAGAAGAAGCCGCATGCGGCGATCGTGCTGGTCACCGTCAATGCCATGCTGCAGCGTCTGACGCCGGCGCCGGTGATCGAGAGCCTGACCTTCTCGGCAAGACCCGGAAATCAGATCCGGATGGAAGCGATTGCCGACCGGCTGGCGGCGAACGGCTTCGAGCGCGTGCCGACGGTGCGCGAGGTCGGCGAATTCGCCGTGCGCGGCGGCATTCTCGACGTCTATGTGCCGGGCGCGGACGAGCCGGTGCGGCTCGACTTCTTCGGCGATACGCTGGAATCGATCCGCTCCTTCGATCCGGCCAGCCAGCGTACCACCGGCCAGGCAAAGTCGCTCGACCTCAACCCGATGAGCGAAGTGAGCCTGACGCCGGAGACGATCAGCCGCTTCCGGAAGAATTATCTGAGCCTGTTCGGCGCGGCCACCCGCGACGATGCGCTCTATGCGGCGATCTCCGAAGGGCGACGATATGCCGGCATGGAGCATTGGCTGCCGCTGTTCCACGACGAGCTTTCGACAGTCTTTGATTACCTTTCCGGCTTCCGCATCGTCACCGATCATACGGCGTTGCAGGCGGCCGAGGAGCGCTTCAAGCTGATCGAGGACTATTACGACGCGCGGCGGACGACCGGCGATTCCGGCAAGGCCGGCTTTTCGCAAGGCACGCCTTACAAGCCGGTGCCGCCGGACATGCTTTATCTCGGTGCCGATCAGTTCAAGGCCGGTCTGGACGCCTTTGGCGCCATCCGCCTGTCGCCCTTCAACGAGCATGAGGGCGAAACGCGGCCCGTCGTCAATCTCGACGCCCATGCCGGACCGCGCTGGGCAACCTCGGCTCTGGAAGCGAAAGCGGAAACCGACCGCGTCAATGTCTTCGACATCGCCGTCAAGCATATCGCCGACAAGCGCGCCAAGGGTTCGAAGGTGCTTATCGCCGGCTGGTCGGAAGGCTCCCTCGATCGTCTGCTGCAGGTGCTGGACGAGCATGGGCTCGAGAAGATCAAGCCGATCGAGAGCTTCAAGGAACTCGGGCAGCTGAAGAAGGGTGAGGCGGCCTCGACCGTTCTGAGCCTTGAATCCGGTTTCGAGGTGGGCGACGTCGCCATCATCGGCGAGCAGGATATTCTCGGCGACCGCATGGTGCGCCGCTCCAAGCGGCGCAAGCGCGGCGCGGACTTCATCTCCGAGGTGGCGGGGCTGGAGGAGGGCGCGCTCGTCGTCCACGCCCAGCACGGCATCGGCCGCTTCGTGGGGCTGGAAACCATCCAGGCCGCCGGCGCGCCGCATGCCTGCCTGCTCTTGCACTATGCCGACGAGGCCAAGCTCTATCTGCCGGTCGAAAATATCGAACTTCTGTCGCGCTACGGCTCGTCGGACGGGTCGGATGCGCAGCTCGACAAGCTCGGTGGCGTCGCGTGGCAGGCGCGCAAGGCGAAGCTGAAGAAGCGGCTCCTCGACATGGCGGGCGCATTGATCCGCATCGCAGCGGAACGGGTGACGCGTCATGCGCCGGCGCTCGTTGCGCCGGATGGCATTTACGACGAGTTCGCGGCCCGCTTCCCCTATGACGAGACGGAAGACCAGTTAAACGCCATCGAGGCGGTGCGCGAGGATCTCGGCGCCGGAAAGCCGATGGACCGTCTGATCTGCGGCGATGTCGGCTTCGGCAAGACGGAAGTGGCATTGCGCGCGGCCTTCATTGCCGCAATGAACGGCGTCCAGGTGGCGGTCGTCGTGCCGACGACGCTGCTCGCCCGCCAGCATTTCAAGACCTTCTCCGAACGCTTCCGCGGACTTCCGATCCGCGTGCAGCAGGCGTCCCGCCTTGTCGGCGCCAAGGAACTGGCGCTGACCAAGAAGGAAGTGTCCGAAGGCAAGACCGACATCGTCGTCGGAACCCATGCACTGCTCGGCTCCGGCATCAAGTTTGCCAATCTCGGCCTCCTGATCATCGACGAGGAGCAGCATTTCGGCGTCAAGCACAAGGAGCGGCTGAAGGAACTGAAGTCCGACGTGCATGTGGTGACGCTGTCGGCAACGCCGATCCCGCGCACGCTGCAACTGGCCATGACCGGCGTGCGCGAACTGTCGCTGATCACAACGCCGCCGGTCGACCGTATGGCGGTGCGCACCTTCATCTCGCCGTTCGATCCGCTGGTGATCCGCGAGACGCTGATGCGCGAGCATTATCGTGGCGGCCAGAGCTTCTATGTCTGCCCGCGTCTTGCCGACCTTGCCGATATCCATGCCTTCCTGCAGTCGGACTGCCCCGAGCTGAAGGTAGCCGTCGCCCATGGCCAGATGGTGGCGGGCGAGCTCGAGGACATCATGAACGCCTTCTATGACGGGCGCTACGACGTGCTTCTGTCGACGACCATCGTCGAATCCGGCCTCGACGTGCCGACCGCCAACACGCTGATCGTCCATCGCGCCGACATGTTTGGCCTCGCCCAGCTTTACCAGCTGCGCGGCCGCGTCGGCCGTTCCAAGGTGCGTGCGTTCGCGCTGTTCACGTTGCCGGCCAACAAGACGCTGACGGCGACCGCCGAGCGACGCCTGAAGGTGCTGCAATCGCTTGATACGCTGGGCGCCGGCTTCCAGCTTGCCTCACACGATCTCGATATCCGCGGCGCCGGCAACCTGCTCGGCGAAGAGCAGTCCGGCCATATCAAGGAAGTCGGCTTCGAGCTTTACCAGCAGATGCTGGAAGAGGCCGTCGCCGAGGTGAAGGGCGAGGAAGAAATCCACGACAGCGGCTGGTCGCCGCAGATTTCCGTTGGCACGCCGGTGATGATCCCGGACGAATACGTGCCGGACCTGCACCTGCGTCTCGGCCTCTATCGCCGTCTCGGCGAAATCCGGGACCTGCAGGAAATCGACGCGTTCGGCGCGGAGATGATCGACCGCTTCGGGCCCCTGCCGATCGAGGTCCAGCACCTCCTGAAGATCGTCTACATCAAGGCGCTCTGCCGCAAGGCCAATGTCGAGAAGCTGGAAGCGGGGCCGAAGGGCATCGTTGTGCAGTTCCGCAACAAGGAATTCCCGGATCCGGCCAGCCTTGTCGGCTTCATCGCCAAGCAGGGTTCGATGGCGAAGATCCGTCCGGATCAGAGCGTGTTCTTCCTGCGCGACCTGCCGACCCCGGAAAAGCGCCTTGCCGGCGCCGGCGTCATCATGACCCAGCTGGCGGGGCTGCTGAAGTAG
- a CDS encoding ETC complex I subunit — translation MSAKIYRPAKTAMQSGKAKTHLWVLEFDQSVARKIDPIMGYTSSSDMLQQVKLTFETQEEAEAYAKRKGIEYRVIQPKEATRKSLSYTDNFRYSRTQPWTH, via the coding sequence ATGTCTGCCAAGATCTACCGTCCCGCCAAGACCGCCATGCAGTCCGGAAAGGCAAAGACGCATCTCTGGGTACTCGAATTCGATCAGAGCGTTGCCCGCAAGATCGATCCGATCATGGGCTACACTTCGTCATCGGACATGCTGCAGCAGGTCAAGCTGACCTTCGAAACGCAGGAAGAAGCCGAAGCCTACGCCAAGCGCAAGGGGATCGAATACCGGGTGATCCAGCCCAAGGAAGCGACCCGCAAGTCGCTATCCTACACGGACAATTTCCGCTACAGCCGCACTCAGCCCTGGACCCATTGA
- a CDS encoding DMT family transporter yields MRNDFVLKGVLIAFGSFAAFSFSDASVKLIEGRIPPYESAFFGALLSLLALPFLKKRTDRWLDTVRSVNRPLWLLRFVCSAIGAITSVTAFTHLSMAEAFSLIFLLPSFVTIMSVIFLKEEVGIRRWSAVILGFIGVLVVLRPGFRELGIGHVAALVAGLAAAINIVIMRGIGPAEKSISLFGAGSLGALIICAGVMAPTFTMPGGNEWLLLLGYGILGALGNVLLMYATFYAPAAVVSPIQYSQMIWAIILGYLIFGDGVDAPMLLGIGLIVGSGLITLVRERKRGVAMPPPVAPNTQAAVAISDDALTNPDDRNATSAAPPAGS; encoded by the coding sequence ATGCGCAATGATTTTGTCCTCAAGGGCGTGCTGATCGCTTTCGGCTCGTTTGCCGCCTTCTCCTTCAGCGATGCCTCTGTAAAGCTGATCGAAGGCCGCATCCCGCCTTACGAATCGGCCTTCTTCGGCGCGCTGCTCTCGCTGCTTGCCCTGCCCTTCTTGAAGAAGCGGACGGATCGCTGGCTGGATACGGTGCGCAGCGTCAACCGGCCGCTCTGGCTGTTGCGCTTCGTCTGTTCGGCGATCGGCGCCATCACCAGCGTCACGGCGTTTACGCATCTCTCCATGGCGGAAGCCTTCTCGCTGATCTTCCTGCTGCCGTCCTTCGTCACCATCATGTCGGTCATCTTCCTCAAGGAAGAAGTCGGAATCCGTCGATGGAGCGCCGTCATTCTCGGCTTCATCGGCGTTCTGGTCGTCCTGCGCCCCGGCTTTCGAGAGCTCGGCATCGGTCACGTCGCCGCCCTCGTCGCCGGTCTGGCCGCCGCGATCAACATCGTCATCATGCGTGGCATCGGCCCGGCGGAAAAGAGCATCTCGCTGTTTGGGGCCGGCTCGCTCGGCGCGCTGATCATCTGCGCCGGCGTGATGGCGCCGACCTTCACTATGCCGGGCGGGAACGAATGGCTGCTGCTGCTCGGCTACGGCATCCTCGGAGCGCTAGGCAACGTGCTCCTGATGTATGCGACCTTCTATGCACCGGCCGCTGTCGTCAGCCCGATCCAGTACAGCCAGATGATCTGGGCGATCATTCTCGGCTACCTGATCTTCGGAGACGGCGTCGACGCGCCGATGCTGCTCGGTATCGGCCTGATCGTCGGCTCCGGACTGATCACGCTGGTGCGCGAGCGCAAGCGTGGCGTCGCCATGCCGCCGCCGGTTGCTCCCAACACGCAGGCCGCCGTCGCCATCAGCGACGACGCCCTGACAAATCCTGACGACAGGAACGCTACTTCAGCAGCCCCGCCAGCTGGGTCATGA
- a CDS encoding DsbA family oxidoreductase, with protein sequence MEKLVIDVVSDVVCPWCYLGKARLEKALAEVEPQGIAADVTFRPFQLNPDFPPEGVDQRAHLAAKFGGEEALDRAHAQLTELGKEDGLDYHFDKIKIGPNTLDAHRLIHWAMQEGNDVHLRAVDLLFKANFEEGRNVGDPAVLLDIGQQAGLDRAVVERLLYSDADKDTIKQEIEQAQKMGVSGVPFIIIDQKYAVSGAQPAQVLANAFRQIAAEKERGSANLN encoded by the coding sequence ATGGAAAAGCTCGTCATCGATGTCGTCTCTGACGTCGTCTGCCCTTGGTGCTACCTCGGCAAGGCCCGGCTGGAAAAGGCACTCGCCGAAGTCGAACCGCAGGGCATCGCCGCGGACGTCACCTTCCGTCCCTTCCAGCTCAATCCCGACTTCCCGCCGGAAGGCGTCGATCAGCGCGCGCATCTGGCCGCGAAGTTCGGCGGCGAGGAAGCCCTTGACCGCGCCCATGCCCAGCTGACGGAGCTCGGCAAGGAAGACGGGCTCGACTACCACTTCGACAAAATCAAGATCGGCCCGAATACGCTCGATGCCCATCGCCTCATCCACTGGGCGATGCAGGAAGGCAACGACGTTCATCTCAGGGCCGTCGATCTGCTGTTCAAGGCGAATTTCGAGGAAGGCCGCAATGTCGGCGATCCGGCCGTCCTTCTCGATATCGGGCAGCAAGCCGGCCTCGACCGCGCCGTCGTCGAGCGTCTTCTCTACTCGGACGCCGACAAGGACACCATAAAGCAGGAGATTGAGCAGGCGCAGAAGATGGGCGTCAGCGGCGTTCCCTTCATCATCATCGACCAGAAATACGCCGTCAGCGGTGCCCAGCCCGCACAGGTGCTCGCCAACGCCTTTCGGCAGATTGCCGCCGAGAAGGAACGCGGCAGCGCGAATCTGAATTGA
- a CDS encoding invasion associated locus B family protein, with amino-acid sequence MISIARKILPAIAATLALGTGYGALPAVAQDAPAAGQPPLGWFKTCNKQEDNDICLVQNIVRANNGQMLTAVALISVEGKVNRKLLQVSVPSARLIQPGVQMQIDGGQGQQVPYAVCLPDRCTAEVPLTDAMIASLKKGGEVVFTSINFRRAPNPIKVSLSGFTAAYDGEPMSESKLAETQRSLEESMQKKAEEARKKLEDAQNAAKQSENN; translated from the coding sequence ATGATCTCAATCGCGCGTAAAATTCTTCCGGCCATTGCAGCTACGCTTGCTCTGGGCACTGGCTACGGCGCGCTGCCGGCTGTCGCCCAGGACGCGCCTGCCGCCGGCCAGCCGCCGCTTGGCTGGTTCAAGACCTGCAACAAGCAGGAAGACAACGACATCTGCCTCGTCCAGAACATCGTTCGCGCCAATAACGGCCAGATGCTGACCGCCGTTGCGCTGATCAGCGTCGAAGGCAAGGTGAACCGCAAGCTCTTGCAGGTGTCGGTTCCGTCCGCCCGCCTGATCCAACCGGGTGTGCAGATGCAGATCGACGGCGGCCAGGGCCAGCAGGTTCCCTATGCCGTCTGCCTTCCGGACCGTTGCACGGCCGAGGTTCCGCTGACCGACGCGATGATCGCTTCCTTGAAAAAGGGTGGCGAGGTCGTCTTCACCTCGATCAACTTCCGCCGCGCGCCGAACCCGATCAAGGTCAGCCTCAGCGGTTTCACGGCGGCCTATGATGGCGAGCCGATGTCGGAATCGAAGCTTGCCGAAACCCAGCGCAGCCTTGAGGAAAGCATGCAGAAGAAGGCCGAAGAGGCCCGCAAGAAGCTTGAAGACGCGCAGAACGCCGCCAAGCAGTCCGAAAACAACTGA
- a CDS encoding extracellular solute-binding protein: MRRLLLCLSMLLAPALGHAEPVHGIAMHGDPALPSDFKNFPYVNPDVKKGGEITYGVVGTFDSLNSFVLKGMRTTARGIWDPEYGNLFYESLMTRSSDEPFSLYGLLAESVEWDDDRTYIQFNLNPKAHWQDGQPVTADDVIFSFNLLAEKGRPPYNNRLKTVEKMEKVGENSVRFTFNDKANRETPLIIAMSPILPKHAVNADTFEQTSLDIPVGSGPYKIKSITPGEQIVYERDPNYWGKDIPAKVGFDNYDKITVKYFLQQATLFEAFKKGNVNVYPEGDATHWARAYDFPAVQNGDVVKETVKPGLPSGMLGFVFNLRRPLFQNETLREALTWALDFEWMNKNLYGNQFHRTESFWQNSDLGAYGHAADERELKLLGPAKDKMDPAILAGTYEMPVTDGSGSDRKVLRKAVDLFKQAGYTIQGRQMVGPDGKPLAFEVMTQNADQEKMALAYQRTLKLIGINMAIRTVDDAQYQSRSNSYDYDVIIKAYPSSLSPGAEQLYRWGSVSKDMEGTFNYAGVADPDIDRMIDAMLQARSQEDFTAAVRAYDRLLVAGHYVIPLYYVGEQWVARWKFIDHVEKAPLYGYQLETWWDARAQ; the protein is encoded by the coding sequence ATGCGCCGCCTTCTCCTCTGCCTTTCCATGCTTCTGGCTCCCGCTCTTGGCCATGCCGAGCCAGTCCACGGCATCGCGATGCATGGCGATCCGGCGCTGCCATCCGACTTCAAGAACTTCCCTTACGTCAATCCGGATGTGAAGAAGGGCGGCGAGATCACCTATGGCGTCGTCGGCACGTTCGACAGCCTGAACTCCTTCGTCCTGAAGGGAATGCGCACAACCGCCCGCGGCATCTGGGACCCGGAATACGGCAATCTCTTCTACGAATCGCTGATGACGCGGTCTTCCGACGAGCCCTTCAGCCTCTACGGACTTCTGGCAGAAAGCGTCGAGTGGGACGACGACCGCACCTATATCCAATTCAACCTCAATCCCAAGGCGCATTGGCAGGACGGACAGCCGGTCACCGCGGACGATGTGATCTTCTCGTTCAACCTGCTCGCCGAGAAGGGTCGCCCGCCCTACAACAACCGGCTGAAGACAGTCGAGAAGATGGAGAAGGTCGGCGAGAACAGTGTCCGTTTCACCTTCAACGACAAGGCGAACCGCGAGACGCCACTGATCATCGCCATGTCGCCGATCCTGCCGAAGCATGCGGTCAACGCCGACACGTTCGAGCAGACATCGCTCGACATTCCGGTCGGATCCGGGCCCTACAAGATCAAGTCGATCACGCCGGGCGAGCAGATCGTCTACGAACGCGACCCGAATTACTGGGGCAAGGACATTCCCGCAAAGGTCGGTTTCGACAATTACGACAAGATCACCGTCAAATACTTCCTGCAGCAGGCGACCCTGTTCGAGGCCTTCAAGAAGGGCAACGTCAACGTCTATCCGGAAGGTGACGCCACCCACTGGGCCCGCGCCTATGATTTCCCGGCCGTCCAGAATGGCGACGTGGTCAAGGAGACCGTCAAGCCCGGCCTGCCATCCGGCATGCTCGGCTTCGTCTTCAATCTCCGCCGCCCGCTCTTCCAGAACGAGACGCTGCGCGAGGCGCTGACCTGGGCGCTCGATTTCGAGTGGATGAACAAGAACCTCTACGGCAACCAGTTCCATCGCACGGAAAGCTTCTGGCAGAATTCCGATCTTGGCGCCTATGGCCACGCAGCCGATGAACGCGAATTGAAGCTGCTCGGCCCGGCCAAGGACAAGATGGATCCCGCCATTCTCGCCGGCACCTATGAAATGCCAGTCACGGACGGCTCGGGCAGCGACCGAAAGGTGCTGCGCAAGGCCGTCGACCTCTTCAAGCAGGCAGGCTACACGATCCAGGGCCGGCAGATGGTCGGACCGGACGGCAAACCGCTCGCCTTCGAGGTGATGACGCAGAACGCCGACCAGGAAAAGATGGCGCTCGCCTACCAGCGGACGCTGAAGCTGATCGGCATCAACATGGCGATCCGCACCGTCGACGACGCGCAATACCAGAGCCGTTCCAACAGCTACGACTACGACGTCATCATCAAGGCCTATCCGTCCTCCCTCTCGCCCGGCGCCGAGCAGCTTTACCGCTGGGGCTCGGTTTCGAAGGACATGGAGGGCACGTTCAACTATGCCGGCGTGGCCGATCCGGATATCGACCGGATGATCGACGCGATGTTGCAGGCGCGCAGCCAGGAAGATTTCACCGCCGCAGTGCGCGCCTATGACCGCCTTCTGGTCGCCGGCCATTACGTGATCCCGCTCTATTACGTCGGCGAACAATGGGTTGCGCGCTGGAAGTTCATAGACCATGTCGAAAAGGCACCGCTCTACGGCTATCAGCTCGAGACATGGTGGGACGCCCGGGCGCAGTAG
- a CDS encoding succinate dehydrogenase assembly factor 2 codes for MTGLSRTSADLDPRRRRILFRCWHRGIREMDLVLGQFAEENIGDLSDDQLDELEVIMKEEDNDLVKWVTGAEATPERMLTPLFSKICSYVPDFDPKTAP; via the coding sequence ATGACCGGTCTCTCCCGCACCAGCGCCGATCTCGATCCCCGCCGCCGCCGCATCCTGTTTCGCTGCTGGCACCGCGGCATTCGCGAAATGGATCTGGTGCTCGGCCAGTTTGCCGAAGAGAACATTGGCGACCTCTCCGACGATCAGCTCGACGAGCTCGAGGTGATCATGAAGGAGGAGGACAATGATCTGGTGAAATGGGTGACCGGCGCGGAGGCGACGCCCGAACGGATGCTGACGCCCTTGTTTTCCAAAATCTGTTCCTATGTTCCGGATTTCGATCCGAAGACAGCCCCTTGA